From the Leptolyngbya sp. O-77 genome, one window contains:
- a CDS encoding FmdB family zinc ribbon protein — translation MPLYEFRCPECGIFDQWRSLDERNLPAECPTCQQPAQRIFSPPAILSGSLRLKQEAKEPKLIQRTEERSPPGVKNHTGGRPWMISH, via the coding sequence ATGCCGTTATACGAATTTCGCTGTCCGGAGTGTGGCATTTTTGATCAGTGGCGATCGCTCGATGAGCGCAACCTCCCTGCTGAATGTCCCACCTGTCAGCAGCCAGCCCAGCGCATTTTCTCGCCGCCGGCCATCCTGTCAGGCTCTCTCCGCCTCAAGCAGGAAGCGAAGGAACCCAAACTGATTCAGCGCACAGAAGAGCGATCGCCCCCAGGGGTCAAAAATCACACCGGGGGTCGCCCGTGGATGATTAGCCATTAG